A DNA window from Camelina sativa cultivar DH55 chromosome 17, Cs, whole genome shotgun sequence contains the following coding sequences:
- the LOC104755866 gene encoding uncharacterized protein LOC104755866 translates to MAKGWFLMEKARRCLRTVFFMVTMLASLLVSSLPLLVAIGDVLVPSFLLSSFTCLTCYSAKEHLSRYGFKRSLTDIPLVSLVRSFLIISVYLLSDVPALSHGPYLGTVSLCSLVSILLLLVKACLFTVHSQLNTEVSFSPSRQRLHLKKSWGMPVLFLSSVVFALGHTVVAYRTSCRARRKILYHRVDPEAVLSCKSIFFGHQKVPRSPTPVVGKASKFDGEARRKPLSHDEGELPVRLLADVDSLFTTIRGLTVHYKLCAPGSPRQSISSNVLEANSSYNTPETMAGSLKFDRKVLSMVTKSQHHHLHRSYSSMFNNPSLHDPLLDGSPTSPLLFKEIPEGTGQEDDMNMFSFGVEKQDFGESGQFGVVLVHGFGGGVFSWRHVMGSLAHQLGCVVTAFDRPGWGLTARPHKNDLEERQLINPYTLDNQVEMLIAFCYEMGFSSVVFVGHDDGGLLALKAAQRLIATNDPIKVVVKGVVLLNASLSREVVPAFARILLHTSLGKKHLVRPLLRTEIAQVVNRRAWYDPAKMTTDVLRLYKAPLHVEGWDEALHEIGRLSSEMVLAPQNAASLLKAVENLPVLVIAGAEDALVPLKSSQAMASKLLNSRLVAISGCGHLPHEECPKALLAAMSPFITRLLLRPDPQST, encoded by the exons ATGGCAAAAGGTTGGTTTTTGATGGAGAAGGCGAGAAGATGTTTGAGGACTGTGTTCTTCATGGTTACCATGCTCGCTTCGCTGCTAGTTTCTTCCTTGCCATTGTTAGTTGCTATAGGTGATGTTTTGGTTCCGAGTTTCTTGTTGTCGAGCTTTACTTGCTTGACGTGCTACAGCGCCAAGGAGCATCTCAGTCGATACGGGTTCAAAAGATCTTTAACTGATATTCCTCTCGTCTCCCTTGTCAGATCTTTCCTTATCATCT CTGTGTATTTACTCTCGGATGTTCCTGCTCTCTCGCATGGTCCTTACCTCGGAACTGTATCTCTATGTTCTCTAGtgtcgattcttcttcttttagttaAAGCTTGCCTTTTCACTGTACATTCTCAACTCAACACCGAAGTCTCGTTCTCTCCATCTAGGCAACGGCTCCACTTGAAGAAATCGTGGGGTATGCCGGTTCTGTTCCTCTCATCTGTGGTTTTTGCCCTTGGCCATACAGTTGTTGCATACAGGACAAGTTGCAGAGCTAGGAGGAAAATTTTGTATCACAGAGTTGACCCTGAAGCT GTTCTATCATGCAAAAGCATCTTCTTTGGCCATCAGAAAGTCCCACGGTCTCCCACTCCGGTGGTTGGCAAGGCCTCCAAATTTGATGGAGAAGCAAGGCGAAAGCCTCTGTCCCACGATGAAGGTGAGCTTCCAGTGAGGTTGCTTGCTGACGTTGACAGTTTATTTACTACCATCCGAGGACTCACTGTGCATTACAAGCTTTGTGCACCTGGTTCACCTCGGCAGTCTATCTCCTCAAATGTTCTTGAAGCCAATTCTAGTTACAACACGCCGGAGACAATGGCAGGGAGCTTGAAGTTTGACAGGAAAGTGTTAAGCATGGTCACGAAAAGCCAGCATCATCATCTCCACAGGAGCTACAGCAGTATGTTTAACAATCCTTCCTTGCACGACCCTCTTCTTGATGGTTCTCCtacttctcctcttcttttcaAAGAAATCCCGGAAGGAACGGGCCAAGAGGATGACATGAATATGTTCAGTTTTGGGGTTGAGAAGCAAGACTTTGGTGAAAGTGGTCAGTTTGGTGTCGTCCTCGTTCATGGATTTGGGGGAGGAGTGTTTTCTTGGAGGCATGTGATGGGTTCACTGGCTCATCAGCTTGGCTGTGTTGTCACTGCATTTGATAGGCCAGGCTGGGGATTAACAGCCAGACCACATAAGAATGATTTGGAAGAAAGACAACTGATCAATCCTTACACACTCGACAATCAG GTAGAGATGCTTATTGCTTTCTGTTATGAGATGGGGTTCTCTtcagttgtatttgttggtcaTGATGACGGAGGTCTGCTTGCTCTTAAAGCTGCACAGAGATTGATAGCAACAAACGATCCCATCAAA GTTGTGGTCAAAGGGGTGGTCTTGCTTAATGCTAGCTTGTCAAGGGAAGTAGTTCCAGCTTTTGCAAGAATACTTCTGCACACATCATTAGGGAAGAAGCACCTAGTTCGCCCTCTTTTACGCACTGAGATAGCTCAGGTGGTGAATCGTCGCGCTTGGTATGATCCTGCCAAGATGACTACAGACGTCCTAAGGCTATACAAG GCCCCACTACACGTAGAAGGCTGGGATGAGGCACTACATGAGATAGGTAGACTCTCATCTGAGATGGTGCTTGCACCTCAAAATGCAGCTTCGCTTCTGAAGGCTGTGGAAAACCTGCCAGTGTTAGTCATTGCTGGAGCCGAAGACGCCCTTGTGCCATTGAAGTCATCTCAAGCAATGGCTTCTAAACTCCTAAACTCT AGACTAGTAGCAATCTCAGGATGTGGGCATCTACCACACGAGGAGTGTCCCAAGGCGCTTCTTGCAGCCATGTCCCCATTCATCACTAGACTGCTACTTAGGCCAGATCCCCAGAGTACATAG
- the LOC104755864 gene encoding serine-threonine kinase receptor-associated protein — translation MGVPLVCHGHSRPVVDVAYSPVTPDGFFLITASKDSNPMLRNGETGDWIGTFEGHKGAVWSCSLDKNAMRAASASADFTAKIWNALTGDVLHSFEHKHIVRACAFSEDTHLLLTGGMEKIVRIFDLNRPDAPPKEIGNSPGLIRTVEWLHSDNTILSSCTDTGDIRLWDIRSDKIVQTLETKFPVTSAEVSQDGRYITTADGSSVKFWDANNFGLLKSYDMPCNVESASLEPKHGNTFIAGGEDMWVHRFDFQTGEEIGCNKGHHGPVHCVRYAPGGESYTSGSEDGTVRIWVVGSVNHEESNLSGHVKLVAEEVVRKAESLRISEKTVEAK, via the exons ATGGGTGTTCCGTTAGTGTGCCACGGGCATTCTCGTCCCGTCGTCGATGTGGCTTATAGTCCGGTGACTCCAGATGGGTTCTTTCTCATTACCGCCAGCAAAG ATTCGAACCCGATGTTGAGGAATGGGGAGACTGGTGACTGGATTGGGACTTTTGAAGGACATAAGGGTGCAGTTTGGAGTTGCAGCCTTGATAAGAATGCTATGCGTGCTGCCTCAGCTTCTGCAGATTTCACTGC GAAGATATGGAATGCATTAACAGGAGATGTATTACACTCCTTTGAACACAAGCACATTGTCCGTGCATGTGCCTTCTCAGAG GACACTCACCTGTTACTCACTGGTGGAATGGAGAAAATTGTTCGGATATTCGATTTGAATAGGCCAGACGCACCGCCAAAAGAAATTGGAAATTCCCCTGGTTTAATCAGAACCGTTGAATGGCTTCATAGTGATAATACTATCTTAAGCTCTTGCACAGATACCGGTGACATTAG GTTATGGGACATAAGAAGTGATAAGATTGTTCAAACATTAGAAACAAAGTTCCCGGTTACTAGTGCTGAAGTAAGTCAGGATGGGCGATATATAACTACTGCTGATGGATCTAGCGTTAAATTTTGGGATGCCAATAA TTTTGGATTGCTGAAGAGCTATGACATGCCTTGCAACGTTGAATCGGCATCCTTGGAACCAAAACACGGAAACACTTTCATTGCTGGAGGAGAAGATATGTGGGTGCATAGGTTTGATTTTCAGACTGGAGAAGAGATTG GGTGTAACAAGGGTCACCACGGACCAGTCCACTGCGTGAGGTATGCGCCAGGAGGGGAGTCATACACGTCAGGTTCAGAAGATGGGACGGTCAGAATATGGGTGGTGGGTTCGGTGAACCATGAGGAGAGCAATCTGAGTGGTCACGTGAAGCTTGTGGCAGAGGAGGTTGTGCGTAAAGCTGAAAGCCTGCGTATCAGTGAGAAAACCGTAGAAGCGAAATGA
- the LOC104755867 gene encoding pentatricopeptide repeat-containing protein At1g15480, mitochondrial — protein MFALSKVLRRSQSLRLGAYNAVYSKLDVPLGEKNVAFESNALIHDKCKASPRFYELSWNSSMGRRSLSSDAGAKTAGEEDELTTPNQTSGDTEDEGDFSGDEGDIEGSELELLVPDSEAGKIVVGKRSSELFKAIVSVSGVDVGSALDKWVKEGKEINRTEFANAMLQIRKRRMYGRALQMTEWLDENKQFEMEERDYASRLDLISKVRGLYKGEVYIKRIPESFRGELVYRTLLSNYAATSNVGKAEEVFNKMKDLGFPLSTFACDQMLILYKRVNKKKIADVILLMEKENVKPSLNTYKILIDTKGSSNDITGMEQIVETMKSEGVELDLRAQSIIARNYASAGLKEKAEKMLKEMEGESLEENRHVCKDLLSIYGFLQRADEVNRIWKICEEKPRYDESLAAILAFGKIDKVKEAEAVFEKILKMGHRVSSNVYSVLLKVYVDHKMVSKGKDLVKQMSDSGCNIGALTWDAVIKLYVEAGEVEKAESSLSKATQSKKIKPLMSSFMHVMDEYVRRGDVHNTEKIFQTMKQVGYQSRFRTYQALIQAYVNAKAPAYGIYDRMKADNIYPNKGLIALLAKADPFKKTPLSDLLD, from the exons ATGTTCGCTCTTTCCAAGGTTTTACGGAG aAGTCAAAGTCTCCGACTTGGAGCTTACAATGCTGTGTACTCTAAGCTAGATGTACCATTGGGAGAAAAGAACGTTGCTTTTGAATCAAACGCTTTGATACATGATAAATGCAAAGCTTCCCCTAGATTTTACGAGCTCTCTTGGAATTCTTCTATGGGAAGACGTTCACTTTCTTCAGACGCTGGCGCTAAAACTGCTGGAGAGGAAGATGAGCTTACAACTCCTAACCAGACTAGTGGTGATACTGAAGATGAGGGGGATTTTTCTGGTGATGAAGGTGACATTGAAGGATCAGAACTGGAACTACTCGTCCCTGACTCCGAGGCTGGTAAAATAGTGGTAGGCAAGAGATCATCCGAACTGTTTAAGGCCATTGTTTCTGTCTCAGGAGTGGATGTAGGGAGTGCACTTGATAAATGGGTTAAAGAAGGAAAGGAGATCAACCGCACTGAGTTTGCAAATGCGATGTTACAAATCCGTAAACGTCGCATGTATGGGAGAGCCTTGCAG ATGACAGAATGGTTGGACGAAAATAAGCAGTTTGAAATGGAGGAGAGAGATTATGCTTCTCGGCTTGATTTGATTTCCAAGGTACGTGGCCTGTACAAGGGAGAAGTTTATATCAAAAGAATCCCGGAATCTTTTAGAGGGGAATTGGTCTACCGTACCCTCCTGTCAAATTATGCGGCGACAAGCAATGTGGGGAAAGCAGAAGAAGTTTTCAACAAAATGAAGGACTTGGGATTCCCTCTGTCAACATTTGCTTGTGATCAGATGCTTATTCTTTACAAGAGggtcaacaagaagaaaatagcCGATGTGATATTGCTAATGGAGAAGGAAAATGTGAAGCCGAGTCTTAACACATACAAAATCCTGATTGATACCAAAGGATCATCAAATGACATAACTGGTATGGAACAAATTGTGGAGACAATGAAAAGTGAAGGTGTTGAGCTTGACCTTCGTGCACAATCTATCattgcaagaaactatgcatcAGCTGGGCTTAAAGAGAAGGCTGAGAAAATGCTGAAAGAGATGGAAGGTGAAAGCTTGGAGGAAAATAGGCATGTGTGCAAGGATTTGCTTTCCATCTATGGCTTTCTCCAGAGGGCGGATGAGGTGAACAGAATTTGGAAGATCTGTGAAGAAAAACCTCGTTACGACGAGTCCCTTGCTGCGATTTTGGCTTTTGGAAAGATCGATAAAGTCAAAGAAGCTGAGGCGgtttttgagaagattttgaAGATGGGCCATAGAGTTTCTTCTAATGTTTACTCCGTCCTCTTGAAGGTTTACGTTGATCACAAGATGGTCTCAAAGGGTAAGGATCTTGTTAAGCAGATGTCAGACAGTGGGTGCAATATTGGGGCCTTAACATGGGATGCAGTGATTAAGCTCTATGTGGAAGCTGGGGAAGTAGAAAAGGCTGAGTCTTCACTAAGCAAGGCAACACAGTCGAAAAAGATAAAACCGTTGATGAGCTCCTTCATGCACGTGATGGACGAGTATGTGAGAAGGGGTGATGTTCACAACACAGAAAAAATCTTCCAGACGATGAAGCAAGTTGGCTATCAATCTCGCTTCAGGACGTACCAAGCCCTTATTCAGGCTTATGTCAATGCCAAAGCTCCAGCTTACGGAATATATGATAGAATGAAAGCTGATAACATTTACCCCAACAAAGGTTTAATTGCTCTGCTCGCTAAAGCCGATCCCTTCAAGAAGACTCCTCTCTCTGATCTCCTAGATTGA